One Bartonella kosoyi DNA segment encodes these proteins:
- a CDS encoding NADH-quinone oxidoreductase subunit M, translated as MTDWPILSTVTFLPLVGVLLILFIKDDSEAARHNIRNVAFFTTIFVFVISLIIWIGFDSSNPNFQMVEKFSWLGNGISYHMGVDGISILFVVLSAFLLPFCILASWENVKERLKAYMIAFLLLEVAIIGVFCALDAILFYVFFEGSLIPMFIIIGVWGGARRVYASIKFFLYTLLGSVLMLVALMAMYWQAGTLDIPTLLNYQFPAHMQIWLWLAFFASFAVKMPMWPVHTWLPDAHVEAPTAGSVILAGVLLKLGGYGFLRFSLPMFPIASADFAPLVFTLSLIAIIYTSLVALVQSDIKKLIAYSSIAHMGYVTMGIFAANEQAIQGAIYQMLSHGIVSAALFLCVGVIYDRLHTREISAFGGLVNNMPKYAVVFLIFTMANVGLPGTSGFLGEFLTLIGVFQVNKFVVILATAGVILSAAYALYLYRRVIFGSLDKESLKVLVDLSSREKFILYPMVILTIFFGIYPAPLLKVTAFSVEALINKLH; from the coding sequence ATGACCGATTGGCCTATTCTTTCTACGGTTACATTTTTGCCACTTGTGGGTGTGCTTCTGATTTTGTTTATCAAAGATGATAGTGAAGCAGCACGCCATAATATACGCAATGTCGCATTTTTTACGACGATATTTGTTTTTGTTATTTCTTTAATTATTTGGATAGGATTTGATTCTAGCAACCCCAATTTTCAAATGGTTGAAAAATTCAGTTGGCTAGGGAATGGCATTAGCTATCATATGGGGGTTGATGGTATTTCTATTCTTTTTGTTGTTCTTTCGGCTTTTCTTTTACCTTTCTGTATTTTAGCAAGCTGGGAGAATGTTAAAGAGAGATTAAAAGCTTATATGATTGCTTTTCTTCTTCTTGAAGTTGCGATTATTGGAGTCTTTTGTGCTCTTGACGCAATATTATTTTATGTTTTTTTTGAAGGTAGCCTCATTCCAATGTTTATCATTATAGGGGTGTGGGGTGGTGCACGTCGTGTTTATGCAAGTATCAAGTTTTTCTTATACACTTTACTTGGTTCAGTGCTTATGCTGGTTGCCCTTATGGCTATGTATTGGCAGGCAGGAACACTTGATATACCAACTTTACTCAATTATCAGTTTCCTGCCCATATGCAAATATGGTTATGGCTTGCCTTTTTTGCTTCTTTTGCGGTTAAAATGCCGATGTGGCCAGTTCATACTTGGCTCCCTGATGCTCACGTGGAAGCACCGACAGCAGGTTCTGTTATTTTAGCCGGTGTCTTACTCAAATTAGGTGGGTATGGTTTCCTTCGTTTTTCTTTACCTATGTTTCCTATTGCTTCAGCAGATTTTGCACCTCTTGTTTTCACATTATCGCTTATTGCAATTATTTATACCTCGTTGGTTGCACTTGTTCAAAGTGACATCAAAAAACTTATTGCATATTCCTCAATAGCGCATATGGGATATGTAACGATGGGTATTTTTGCTGCGAATGAACAGGCAATACAAGGGGCTATTTATCAGATGCTGTCGCATGGAATTGTTTCAGCAGCGTTATTTCTTTGTGTTGGCGTGATCTATGATCGCTTGCATACGCGTGAAATTTCAGCATTTGGTGGTTTAGTGAATAATATGCCAAAATATGCTGTTGTTTTCTTAATCTTCACGATGGCAAATGTCGGTCTCCCTGGAACTTCAGGATTTTTGGGTGAGTTTTTAACCTTAATAGGTGTTTTTCAAGTGAATAAATTTGTTGTTATTTTAGCGACAGCAGGTGTTATCTTATCAGCAGCCTATGCCCTTTATCTTTATCGGCGTGTGATTTTTGGTTCCTTGGATAAAGAAAGTTTAAAAGTATTGGTAGATCTCTCGTCAAGGGAAAAATTTATTCTTTACCCGATGGTTATTCTTACAATATTCTTTGGTATCTATCCAGCGCCACTTCTTAAAGTGACGGCGTTTTCCGTAGAAGCCCTCATCAATAAACTACACTAG
- the nuoN gene encoding NADH-quinone oxidoreductase subunit NuoN, which yields MQSEIITQLVLILPEILIALGAIMLLMIGVYSNARASLTVTGLAMALLVATIIILIVFPKTGLFQTNALIIDSFGRYMKILTLIGALFALIMSVGFANAQKFNIFEFPVLVLLATLGMMLMISAGNMLSLYMGLELQSLALYALAAINRNNVKSSEAGIKYFVLGALSSGMLLYGISLLYGFSGQIGFHEIALALKGENLQLGVIFGIVFILAGLAFKISAVPFHMWTPDVYEGAPTPITAFFAGAPKVAAMALIIRIIVMTFIPLGHVDSAMPAWQQILVFMALASMILGAFAAIGQNNIKRLMAYSSISHMGYALVGLSAGDMLGVKSVILYMTIYLGATLGSFAFILGMRSKSGNVENIYDLSGLAKTNPFMAIVMTIQLFSLASIPPMAGFFGKWYTFSAAVHAGLTPLAIVGMIASVIGAFYYLRVIKIMWFDDAKAHFVILSKELQFCLGLSALFILFYTFLGIWFTELAEQAAAVLF from the coding sequence ATGCAAAGTGAAATAATAACACAATTAGTTTTAATTCTTCCAGAGATTTTAATTGCATTAGGGGCAATCATGTTGCTTATGATTGGCGTTTATTCCAATGCGCGTGCTTCTTTAACCGTGACAGGTTTAGCCATGGCTCTTCTTGTGGCAACCATTATTATTCTCATCGTTTTTCCAAAGACTGGCTTATTTCAAACCAATGCGCTTATTATTGACTCTTTTGGCCGTTATATGAAAATTTTAACGCTTATTGGTGCACTTTTTGCTCTTATTATGTCTGTTGGTTTTGCGAATGCGCAAAAGTTCAATATATTTGAATTTCCAGTGCTTGTTCTTTTAGCAACCCTTGGTATGATGCTGATGATTTCAGCGGGGAATATGCTGTCACTTTATATGGGATTAGAACTACAGTCCTTAGCTTTATATGCTTTAGCAGCGATTAATCGTAATAATGTCAAATCTTCTGAAGCTGGTATAAAATATTTTGTTTTAGGAGCATTATCTTCAGGAATGCTGCTTTATGGTATTTCTTTGCTTTATGGTTTTTCCGGTCAAATTGGTTTTCACGAAATTGCTCTTGCTTTAAAAGGTGAAAATTTACAATTGGGCGTTATTTTTGGAATTGTATTTATTTTAGCTGGTTTGGCTTTCAAAATTTCTGCTGTGCCATTTCATATGTGGACACCTGATGTTTACGAAGGTGCACCAACACCGATTACAGCATTTTTTGCTGGGGCGCCTAAAGTTGCTGCAATGGCTTTAATCATCCGTATTATTGTGATGACCTTTATTCCCCTAGGGCATGTTGATAGCGCGATGCCTGCATGGCAACAAATTTTGGTTTTCATGGCACTTGCATCAATGATACTTGGTGCGTTTGCTGCAATTGGTCAAAATAATATTAAGCGCTTAATGGCTTATTCGTCGATCAGCCATATGGGTTATGCACTTGTAGGTTTATCGGCTGGAGATATGCTTGGGGTAAAAAGCGTTATTCTTTATATGACCATTTATCTTGGTGCCACTCTTGGCTCATTTGCTTTTATTCTTGGAATGCGCTCGAAGAGTGGCAATGTTGAAAATATTTATGATCTTTCAGGGTTAGCAAAGACAAATCCGTTTATGGCTATTGTCATGACAATACAGCTTTTCTCATTAGCCAGTATACCCCCTATGGCTGGTTTTTTTGGGAAGTGGTATACATTTTCTGCTGCTGTTCATGCTGGTCTGACACCACTTGCTATTGTCGGTATGATAGCCTCCGTCATTGGCGCTTTTTACTATTTACGGGTTATTAAAATTATGTGGTTTGATGACGCAAAAGCGCATTTTGTTATTTTATCAAAAGAGCTTCAGTTTTGTCTTGGTCTTTCTGCATTATTTATTTTATTTTACACCTTTTTGGGGATTTGGTTTACTGAATTAGCAGAACAAGCAGCCGCTGTATTATTTTAA
- a CDS encoding biotin--[acetyl-CoA-carboxylase] ligase, with amino-acid sequence MNMVYILSDFAKKQGYIIESYKSVDSTNLIAQRKAQTGHQGYLWIVAQEQLQGRARRGRAWNSPKGNLYCSLLLMDDIVHQTAAQLGFVAGVSVAEAIKQFIKAEKKTGNDNIVSLKWPNDILLRGAKSSGILLEILKLPSQQDALVIGIGINVKYNYEDALYPTSSLQSIGLHIEAEQLFTVLTESFSRNYLLWKQPKGCEIIRNKWLLYSAHLGKYVKVMNDEKIVEGIFDGLDRDFNGIIKQKNGQTAIITAGDVHFGSAASVHAVGY; translated from the coding sequence ATGAATATGGTTTATATTTTATCAGATTTTGCAAAGAAACAAGGATATATCATTGAATCGTACAAAAGTGTTGATTCAACCAATCTCATTGCGCAACGAAAAGCGCAAACTGGTCATCAAGGTTATCTTTGGATTGTTGCGCAAGAGCAATTACAAGGAAGGGCTAGAAGAGGGAGGGCATGGAATAGTCCAAAAGGGAACCTTTATTGTAGTCTATTGTTAATGGATGATATCGTTCATCAAACCGCTGCTCAACTTGGTTTTGTTGCTGGAGTCAGCGTGGCAGAGGCCATAAAACAATTTATAAAAGCTGAAAAGAAAACAGGCAATGACAATATTGTAAGCTTAAAATGGCCAAACGATATTTTGCTTAGAGGTGCTAAAAGCTCTGGAATTTTGCTCGAAATTTTAAAATTGCCATCACAACAAGATGCATTGGTTATTGGTATTGGAATAAATGTGAAATATAATTATGAAGATGCACTCTATCCCACTTCAAGTTTACAGAGTATCGGTTTGCATATTGAAGCAGAGCAGTTATTTACGGTTTTGACGGAATCTTTTTCTAGAAATTACCTTCTTTGGAAACAACCAAAAGGGTGTGAAATAATCCGAAATAAATGGCTTTTATATTCAGCTCACCTCGGAAAATATGTCAAAGTCATGAATGATGAAAAAATCGTTGAGGGTATTTTTGATGGTCTTGATCGTGATTTTAACGGTATCATAAAACAAAAAAATGGTCAGACAGCCATTATAACAGCGGGAGATGTTCATTTTGGTTCGGCTGCTTCTGTTCATGCAGTCGGTTATTAA
- a CDS encoding ribonuclease J, with protein sequence MVATNKNEFVFLPLGGVGEIGMNLAAYGFGSQNLREWLLVDMGVSFAGSELPGVDLVLPDIRFLESEKHNIRGLVLTHAHEDHYGAVLDLWPKLQVPVYCTAFTAGLLESKRQSDFESQKMSFNIFQAGDCFQVGSFAIEAIAVNHSIPESVSLAITTSLGTVIHTGDWKIDHTPSLGAVTDEKRFRALGDKGVLALLCDSTNACRDGISPSEQQVQTSLSEIISKAEGRVAIAAFASNIGRIRSIALAAQAVGRKVLVIGRSLKRSIMVAQELGYMDGLAPFVTEDDYGYIPRKELVLIVTGSQGEPCAALAKLSREGMRNIVLSTGDTVIYSSRSIPGNEKAILEIQNRFIDLGIKVITNEDALVHVSGHPRRSELLQMYDWIKPQILVPVHGEAIHLTAQAALARQAGIKIVKDIRNGNMLRLAPTPVEVIDHVPVGRIYKDGCLLGDEYELGIRERRKLSYAGHVAVSLHMNSKHELLDDIGLSILGLPESNGEGEKLKDILLEVVENTVYNIPRMKRKNNEVIREATRRAVRAAVYEMWQKKPLCTVFLHQSK encoded by the coding sequence ATGGTTGCAACCAATAAAAATGAATTTGTTTTTTTACCTCTGGGTGGTGTAGGTGAAATAGGAATGAATTTAGCTGCTTATGGGTTTGGCTCCCAAAATCTTCGTGAATGGTTACTTGTTGATATGGGCGTTAGTTTTGCTGGTTCTGAATTACCAGGAGTTGATCTTGTTCTCCCTGATATTCGTTTTTTAGAAAGTGAAAAACATAATATACGTGGTCTTGTTTTAACACACGCACATGAAGATCATTATGGGGCTGTTCTTGATTTATGGCCAAAATTACAAGTTCCAGTTTATTGTACAGCTTTCACGGCAGGGTTATTGGAAAGTAAAAGGCAATCAGATTTTGAATCTCAAAAAATGTCATTCAATATTTTTCAAGCAGGGGATTGTTTTCAGGTTGGTTCCTTTGCCATAGAGGCAATTGCTGTTAATCATTCGATACCAGAATCTGTATCTTTAGCCATTACAACGTCTTTGGGGACTGTAATTCATACGGGTGATTGGAAAATTGATCATACTCCTTCGCTTGGAGCTGTGACGGATGAAAAAAGATTTCGAGCATTAGGCGATAAAGGTGTTTTAGCATTGCTTTGTGATTCCACAAACGCATGTCGGGATGGTATATCTCCATCAGAGCAGCAGGTCCAAACCAGTCTTTCTGAGATTATTTCGAAAGCTGAAGGACGTGTTGCAATAGCAGCTTTTGCTTCTAATATTGGTAGGATACGTTCTATTGCTCTTGCTGCTCAAGCTGTTGGGCGTAAAGTTCTTGTCATTGGGCGTTCCCTTAAGCGAAGTATTATGGTTGCACAAGAGCTTGGTTATATGGATGGGTTAGCGCCATTTGTAACGGAAGATGATTATGGTTACATCCCACGAAAAGAACTTGTTTTAATTGTCACAGGGAGCCAAGGTGAGCCATGTGCTGCTTTGGCTAAGCTGTCACGTGAGGGGATGAGGAATATTGTGCTTTCTACTGGAGATACGGTTATTTATTCATCGCGAAGTATTCCAGGAAATGAAAAAGCGATTCTTGAGATACAAAATCGTTTCATCGATTTGGGTATTAAAGTGATTACGAATGAAGATGCCCTTGTTCATGTTTCAGGTCATCCCCGTCGTTCAGAACTTTTACAGATGTATGATTGGATAAAACCACAGATACTTGTGCCTGTGCATGGTGAGGCAATACATCTTACTGCTCAAGCGGCTTTAGCGCGTCAAGCAGGGATTAAAATTGTTAAGGATATTAGAAATGGTAATATGCTACGTCTTGCACCAACGCCTGTAGAAGTTATTGATCACGTGCCTGTTGGTCGTATTTATAAGGATGGTTGTCTTCTTGGAGATGAGTATGAGCTAGGGATTCGTGAGCGTAGAAAATTAAGTTATGCTGGTCATGTTGCGGTTTCTCTCCATATGAATAGCAAGCATGAGTTATTGGATGATATCGGTCTAAGCATATTGGGACTCCCTGAAAGTAATGGAGAGGGGGAAAAATTAAAAGATATTCTTTTAGAGGTTGTGGAAAATACAGTTTATAACATTCCACGCATGAAGCGGAAAAATAATGAAGTTATTCGAGAGGCAACACGACGTGCAGTGAGAGCGGCTGTTTATGAAATGTGGCAAAAAAAACCTCTCTGTACAGTTTTTTTACATCAGTCAAAATAA
- the proS gene encoding proline--tRNA ligase encodes MRLSQYFLPLLKENPKEAEIVSHRFMLRAGMIRQQTSGIYSWLPLGKKVLDKVCKIIREEQERAGAIEILMPTIQSADLWRESGRYDDYGLEMLQIKDRHKRDLLYGPTNEEMVTDIFRSYVRSYKDLPLNLYHIQWKFRDEIRPRFGVMRAREFLMKDAYSFDLDYEGSKTSYNRMFVAYLRTFSRLGLKAIPMRADTGPIGGELSHEFIILAETGESAIFCDKQFLELNVPDSSIDFSDKAVLDDTVRQWTSFYAATEEMHNEEEWTKISEGNRLSARGIEVGHIFHFGTKYSAPMGAKVMGQDGKEHVVSMGSYGIGPSRLVAAAIEASHDEKGIIWPKSMAPFDFGIINMKPDNEKCTQACEFLYQGLKNAGFDPLLDDRNERPGSKFATMDLIGLPTQIIVGPNSIVQNEVEIKDRKTGVKKSLTVEDALSQLSII; translated from the coding sequence ATGCGTCTTTCTCAATATTTCCTTCCACTTTTAAAAGAGAATCCTAAAGAAGCGGAAATTGTTTCTCATCGTTTCATGTTGCGTGCTGGGATGATTCGGCAACAAACATCCGGGATTTATTCTTGGCTTCCTTTGGGAAAAAAAGTGCTTGATAAAGTTTGTAAAATTATTCGTGAAGAGCAAGAACGTGCTGGTGCAATAGAAATATTGATGCCTACAATTCAATCTGCTGATCTTTGGCGTGAAAGTGGTCGTTATGATGATTACGGTTTGGAAATGCTCCAGATTAAAGATCGTCACAAGCGTGATTTACTTTATGGCCCGACCAATGAAGAGATGGTCACAGATATTTTTCGCTCCTATGTTCGTTCTTATAAAGATCTTCCGCTTAATTTGTATCATATTCAATGGAAATTTCGTGATGAAATTCGCCCACGTTTTGGTGTGATGCGGGCACGAGAATTCTTAATGAAAGATGCTTATTCTTTTGATCTTGATTATGAAGGCTCTAAAACATCTTATAATCGTATGTTTGTGGCTTATTTACGCACTTTTTCTCGCCTTGGCTTAAAAGCAATTCCCATGCGTGCAGATACAGGTCCAATAGGGGGGGAACTTAGTCATGAGTTTATCATTTTGGCTGAAACGGGAGAGAGCGCTATTTTTTGTGATAAACAATTTCTTGAACTGAACGTTCCCGACAGTTCAATCGATTTTAGTGATAAAGCTGTTTTAGATGATACTGTTAGACAGTGGACATCTTTTTATGCAGCGACAGAAGAAATGCATAATGAAGAAGAGTGGACTAAAATTTCTGAGGGAAATCGTCTTTCAGCACGTGGTATTGAAGTCGGGCATATTTTCCACTTTGGGACGAAATATTCTGCTCCAATGGGAGCAAAAGTTATGGGACAAGATGGAAAAGAGCATGTGGTCTCTATGGGATCTTATGGGATTGGACCTTCACGTCTTGTTGCGGCCGCTATAGAGGCTTCTCACGATGAAAAGGGGATTATTTGGCCAAAATCGATGGCACCGTTTGATTTTGGGATTATCAATATGAAACCCGATAATGAAAAATGTACACAAGCATGTGAGTTCCTCTATCAGGGATTAAAGAATGCTGGTTTTGATCCATTATTAGATGATAGAAATGAACGTCCTGGATCAAAATTTGCAACAATGGATTTGATTGGTTTGCCAACGCAAATCATTGTTGGTCCTAACAGCATTGTACAAAATGAAGTTGAAATTAAAGATCGAAAAACAGGTGTAAAAAAATCTCTAACGGTTGAAGATGCGCTCAGCCAACTTTCTATAATTTAA
- a CDS encoding lipoprotein-releasing ABC transporter permease subunit: MKRLKNKWFSSYEWMIAFRYMIPNKKHVVASVISIISLIGIMLGVFALVVVMAVMNGFRTELLNRILGMNGHLIVQTIDSGFSDYKTLISSLEATNGVKFALPVIEGQALVQGEAQGGSGALVRGMRKQDLEKLKTVSQNIKLGSISQFDQEDGVAIGSGLAEKLGLTVGRDLRIITPDGDETPFGVTPRVKAYKVIAIFEVGMSEYDSIFVFMPLHEAQMFFNLGDKVQSLELFLNDPDAVDQIKPLVEKAVDQQIYLIDWRTRNQAFFSALQIERNVMFFILSLIVLVAALNIISGLIMLVKDKSHDIAILRTMGAQQSAILRIFIITGMMIGFIGTILGLILGVIATVNINHIQDFISWLFNVDVFNPQLYFLTKLPAQIEWKQTILVATMALFLSFLAALIPAWRAAKLDPVQALRYE, encoded by the coding sequence ATGAAGAGGCTGAAAAATAAATGGTTTTCATCTTATGAGTGGATGATCGCTTTTCGTTATATGATTCCCAACAAAAAGCATGTCGTCGCATCTGTTATTTCAATTATTTCTCTTATTGGGATTATGTTAGGAGTCTTTGCTCTGGTTGTTGTTATGGCGGTGATGAATGGCTTTCGTACAGAACTTCTTAACCGTATTCTTGGTATGAACGGGCATCTTATTGTTCAAACAATTGATTCCGGTTTTTCTGATTATAAGACTCTTATTTCTTCTTTAGAAGCTACAAATGGTGTGAAGTTTGCTTTGCCTGTTATTGAAGGCCAAGCGCTTGTTCAAGGTGAAGCCCAAGGTGGTTCTGGCGCGTTAGTTCGTGGTATGCGCAAACAAGATCTAGAAAAACTTAAAACAGTTTCTCAAAACATTAAATTAGGCTCGATTTCTCAGTTTGATCAAGAAGACGGTGTTGCAATTGGAAGTGGTTTAGCAGAAAAATTAGGGCTTACAGTTGGGAGAGATCTTCGTATTATTACCCCTGATGGTGATGAGACTCCTTTTGGTGTTACACCACGTGTAAAAGCTTATAAAGTCATTGCTATTTTTGAAGTTGGTATGTCTGAATATGATTCAATATTTGTTTTTATGCCTCTCCATGAAGCACAAATGTTTTTTAATTTAGGCGATAAGGTTCAGTCTTTAGAATTATTTCTAAACGATCCTGATGCTGTGGATCAAATAAAACCTCTTGTAGAAAAAGCCGTTGATCAACAGATCTATTTAATTGATTGGCGTACACGTAATCAAGCTTTTTTTTCAGCTTTACAGATTGAACGGAATGTCATGTTTTTCATTCTTTCTCTGATTGTTCTTGTTGCTGCTTTAAATATTATTTCAGGCCTTATTATGCTTGTAAAAGATAAAAGTCATGATATCGCAATTTTACGCACAATGGGTGCCCAACAGAGTGCCATTTTGCGTATATTTATCATCACAGGAATGATGATTGGTTTTATTGGAACGATATTGGGCTTAATTTTAGGTGTTATCGCGACTGTAAATATTAATCATATCCAAGACTTTATATCTTGGTTATTTAATGTTGATGTTTTTAATCCTCAACTTTACTTTTTAACAAAATTGCCTGCACAAATTGAGTGGAAACAAACCATTTTGGTTGCTACAATGGCTTTATTCTTGTCATTTCTTGCTGCTCTTATTCCAGCATGGCGTGCTGCTAAGCTAGATCCCGTACAAGCTTTGAGGTATGAATAA
- a CDS encoding ABC transporter ATP-binding protein — protein MTAILELVEIERRFYESHKPLIVLDKANFILNRGELVALVAPSGAGKSTLLHIAGLLEKPTAGDVLLRGVSCAKRSDRERTAIRRNDIGFVYQFHHLLPEFTALENVMIPQMIAGLNKSIAEDRARKLLTYLRISHRANHRPSELSGGEQQRVAIARAVANGPSVLLADEPTGNLDPVTSAYVFQALSVLVRQSGLSALIATHNYALAKQMHRRITLKDQKIIELP, from the coding sequence ATGACAGCCATTTTAGAGCTTGTAGAGATTGAAAGACGCTTTTATGAGAGTCATAAGCCGCTCATTGTTTTAGATAAAGCGAATTTTATTCTTAATCGTGGAGAGCTTGTCGCCCTTGTCGCACCATCTGGTGCTGGAAAATCAACACTTCTTCATATTGCGGGGTTATTAGAAAAACCAACAGCTGGTGATGTGTTGTTACGGGGTGTTTCTTGTGCAAAACGCTCTGATCGTGAGCGAACAGCTATCAGACGAAATGATATTGGTTTTGTCTATCAATTTCATCATTTACTTCCAGAGTTTACAGCTTTAGAAAATGTTATGATACCGCAAATGATAGCAGGATTAAACAAGTCCATCGCAGAAGATCGTGCGCGTAAGTTATTGACGTATTTGCGTATTTCTCATCGGGCAAACCATCGTCCCTCAGAGTTATCGGGAGGAGAGCAACAACGTGTTGCTATTGCACGTGCCGTAGCAAATGGTCCTTCGGTTCTTTTAGCAGATGAACCTACCGGAAATCTTGATCCCGTAACGTCAGCTTATGTCTTTCAAGCTTTATCTGTTCTTGTTCGTCAGTCTGGTCTTTCTGCTCTTATTGCAACACATAATTACGCTTTGGCAAAGCAAATGCATCGTCGAATTACACTTAAAGATCAGAAGATTATTGAACTTCCTTAA
- a CDS encoding succinate dehydrogenase assembly factor 2, producing the protein MTAFVNDKNQLDIRRRRLIFRAWHRGIREMDLIFGHYVNAHITGMNDKTLSELEYIMSFDDRDLLTWITGEITPPSEINSPLFRDIANYRTYLTY; encoded by the coding sequence ATGACAGCTTTTGTCAACGACAAAAATCAATTGGATATACGTCGTCGCCGATTGATTTTTCGCGCATGGCATCGCGGTATTCGTGAAATGGATCTCATTTTTGGACATTATGTTAATGCTCATATCACTGGAATGAATGATAAAACACTCTCTGAACTTGAGTATATTATGTCTTTTGATGATCGCGACTTACTCACATGGATTACCGGAGAAATTACACCACCCTCTGAAATTAATAGTCCTCTTTTTCGTGATATTGCCAATTATCGTACTTATTTAACTTATTGA